The following is a genomic window from Hymenobacter monticola.
CGCACGCAAGCGGAGGCGCTTGCCGCGCATTAACGGAAGCGAGAATGCAGCTTCGGGCGCCGAAACCCTATCTTTGGGGCAAGATTACACTCCATGAGCGAAGGCCTCGTCCTAATTCCAACGTACAACGAACGCGAAAATGCGGAGCTGATTATCCGCAAGGTGATGTCGTTGCCGCGGGCCTTTAATGTACTGATTATCGACGACGGCTCGCCCGATGGCACGGCCGCCGTGGTGCGCGGCCTGCAAGCCGAGTTTCCGGAGCGGCTTTTCCTGGAAGAGCGCGCCGGCAAGCAGGGCCTCGGCACGGCCTACATCCACGGCTTTCGGTGGGCGCTGGCGCGGGGCTACGAGTACATCTTCGAGATGGACGCGGACTTTTCGCACAACCCCGAAGACCTGCTGCGTTTGCACGACGCCTGCGCCGAGCAGGGCTACGACCTGGCCATCGGCTCGCGCTACATCGAGGGCGTGAACGTGGTGAACTGGCCCATGTCGCGGGTGCTGATGTCGTATTTCGCCTCGTGGTACGTGCGCCTCATCACGGGCATGCCCATCCGCGACGCCACGGCGGGCTTCAAGTGCTACACCGCGCGGGTGCTGCGCGCTATTGAGCTGGAGAAGATTCACTTCGTGGGCTACGCCTTCCAGATTGAGATGAAGTGGCTGGCCTACCAGCTGGGCTTCCGCATCAAGGAAGTGCCCATCATCTTCACCGACCGCACGCGCGGCACCTCCAAGATGTCGAAGGGCATTTTCCAGGAAGCCCTGTTTGGCGTGCTCCAGATGAAGGTGAGCAGCTGGGTGCACCCGTTGAAGCCGGTAGGGCGGGAATAGGTGTTAGGTATTAGGTGTTGGGTGTTAGGTATTCGTAGCCCTAACACCCAACACCTAATACCTAACACCTAAAACCCAGTGCCAAACACCTATCTTGGCCCAACGCATGGAAAACACTCCCTTGTTCTGGCTGGTCTTTGTGGCTTTCGTGGTGGGGCTGCTGCTGCTCGATTTGCTGGTTTTCAACCGTAAGTCCCACGAAATCAAGCTGCGCGAGGCACTGGGCTGGAGCGCTTTTTGGGTAGTGCTGTCGCTGGGGTTCAATGGGCTGGTGTACCGCACCATGGGCCACCAGGCGGGCCTGCAGTGGCTGACGGGCTACCTCGTGGAAAAGGCCCTGAGCGTGGACAACCTGTTTGTTTTCCTGCTCATTTTCAACTACTTCAAAGTACCCGGGCAATACCAGCACCGCATCCTGTTCTGGGGCGTGCTGGGCGCGCTCATTCTGCGGGCCGTTTTCATCCTGATTGGCGGGGCGCTGCTGGCCAAGTTCCACTTCCTGCTTTACCTGCTGGGCGCTTTTCTGGTATACACGGGCATCAAGATGGGGTTCAGCGGCAGCGAGCCCGACATCGACCCCGAGAACAATCCCGTGGTGCGCTTTCTGAGCCGCCACCTGCCCATCACGCGGCAGCTGGATGGCGGCAAGTTCTTCATCAAAAAAGACGGGCTGCGCTTCGCCACGCCGCTTTTTGTGGTGCTGGTGATGGTAGAAACCACCGACGTGGTGTTTGCGGCCGACTCCATTCCGGCCATTCTGGCCATCACCCGCGACACGTTTGTGGTGTTCACCTCCAACGTGTTTGCCCTGCTGGGGCTGCGGGCCATGTACTTCGCCCTGGCCAGCATGATGCGCCTGTTTCACTACCTGCACTACGGCCTGGCGCTGATTCTCGTGTTCATCGGGGCCAAGATTCTGTTCGAGTACCTGTACCCAATTCCCATGCCCTGGGCGCTGGGCGTGGTGGGCGGGCTGCTGGTGCTGAGCGTGGTGGCTTCGCTGATTTGGCCTAAAAGAGACGCCTAAGGCCGCTGGGGCGGTTTTCGGGCGCAATTATTGCTGCCCGCCCACACAACCTTTGCCGCGTCTTATTCATCATGCGCTTATGAAAATACTTCGACTCCTTGGTGTGGCTTTGCTGCTGACAGCCGACTTCTGCCGTCCGGCGGCCGCCCAAACGCTCGACCCCACCTTCGCCTCGCCCCTGTCGCTCTACACCACCGGGCAAGTGTATTACCTAGGGCCCCAACAGGCCGATGGCAAGCGCGTGGTGGGCGGCAGCTTCACCCGGGTAAACGGCGGCACCACGGGCATCAATTTTGTGCGGCTGGACGACGCGGGCGTGGTGGATGCTGCTTTTTCGCAAAATGCGGGAACGGTGAGCGGCGCCTCGCAGGTGCTGGGCCTGCCCAACGGCCAGTATCTGCTGGTCGGTGGCGGCACCATCTTCGCCGGCGTCACCTCGCGCACGGGAATGTTGCGCCTCAATGCCAACGGCAGCCCCGATGCCTCGTTCAGCGTGGGCACCGGCAGCGGCGGGGGCTACAGCCAGGCGTTTGCGGTGCAGTCCGACGGGAAAATTCTGGTGGCGGGTTCTTTCACGCAATACAATGGCACGCCCGCGGCCGGCGTGGTGCGGCTGAACTCCAACGGCAGCGTAGACCCCACTTTCAACGTGGGCACCGGGCTCGCCTTGGGCTCGGCCCTTCCGTCGGCGTTGGCCGTGCAGCCCGACGGCAAGATTTTGCTGGGCGGCGAGTTTGCCACCTTCAACGGCCAGCCCGCCGCCGGGCTGGTGCGCCTGAACGCCAACGGCAGCGTGGACGCGTCGTTTGCGTCGGCGCTGCTGGCCACTTCTTGGGTGGAAGGCGTGGTGCTGCAGCCCGACGGCAAGCTGTTGCTGAACGGCTATCTGGACCTGCCCGGCGGCACCATCCAATCGGCCGGCCTGGTCCGCCTGCTGCCCGATGGCACGCTCGACGTGAACTTTGTCACGTCGCTTTTCGAAGGGGGTGACATTTCGACCAATACCAGCGACCCGGCCGTGCTGTTGCAGCCCGACGGCAAAATCGTTGTGGGCGGCTCCTTCACCGGGGCCGTAGGCAACCACGTGGCCCGGCTCAACACGAACGGGACGGTGGATGTAACCTTCCAGGTGGGCGCGGGGCCCAACATCACGCCGTCCACGCTGGGTTTGCAAGCCAACGGCACCGTGCTGGTAGGCGGCGGCTTTGGCGCGTTCAACGACGTGGAGCAACCGCTGGTGCGCCTCTCGGCCACCGGTGCGCTCGACCCCACGTTTGCGCCGCGGCTGCAAAACACGGGCAGCGCCTCGGCCCTGGCGCTGCAGTCCGACGGCAAGGTGCTGCTCGGCGGCGACTTCACCGAGCTCAACGGCCAGCCCGTGCACCGCCTGGTCCGGCTCTTGCCCAGCGGCGCGCTGGACGCTGGCTTTTCGACCGCCACCGGTGTGCTGCCCAACTCCGTGACCTGCCTGGCCCTGCAGCCCAACGGCAAAGTGGTGGTGGGCACCGACCAGAGCGTGCTGCGCTTCGAAGCGAGCGGCAGTCCCGATGCCGGCTTCACCCCCTTTGTGAACGGGCCCGGCTACTCGGTTTTTGGCATTACAAGCCTTGCTCTGCAAGCCGATGGCCGCGTGCTGGTGGCCGGCAACATGAACGGCACGGCCAACGGCACCCCCGTTACCGGCCTGGCGCGCCTGACCACCACCGGGGCAGTAGACCCCAGCTTCGTGCGCACCGCCAACGACCCGGTGCTGGGCACCCTGGCCGCCGGC
Proteins encoded in this region:
- a CDS encoding T9SS type A sorting domain-containing protein, with the translated sequence MKILRLLGVALLLTADFCRPAAAQTLDPTFASPLSLYTTGQVYYLGPQQADGKRVVGGSFTRVNGGTTGINFVRLDDAGVVDAAFSQNAGTVSGASQVLGLPNGQYLLVGGGTIFAGVTSRTGMLRLNANGSPDASFSVGTGSGGGYSQAFAVQSDGKILVAGSFTQYNGTPAAGVVRLNSNGSVDPTFNVGTGLALGSALPSALAVQPDGKILLGGEFATFNGQPAAGLVRLNANGSVDASFASALLATSWVEGVVLQPDGKLLLNGYLDLPGGTIQSAGLVRLLPDGTLDVNFVTSLFEGGDISTNTSDPAVLLQPDGKIVVGGSFTGAVGNHVARLNTNGTVDVTFQVGAGPNITPSTLGLQANGTVLVGGGFGAFNDVEQPLVRLSATGALDPTFAPRLQNTGSASALALQSDGKVLLGGDFTELNGQPVHRLVRLLPSGALDAGFSTATGVLPNSVTCLALQPNGKVVVGTDQSVLRFEASGSPDAGFTPFVNGPGYSVFGITSLALQADGRVLVAGNMNGTANGTPVTGLARLTTTGAVDPSFVRTANDPVLGTLAAGDAVLVQADGRIVLAGRFRTAAQASLFRVVRYESTGALDASFNNTAPYFFNNTPGRVFTLAQQPDGKLLVGGNFNQVDGVQRYNVARLTTAGAVDPGFTTPVSISGTVRTLALQPNGRVLLGGNFNHFTTPTHGNLTRLLDNGQPDASFGATANPSNQVRALAVQPNGAILLAGTFLNVGGQPRAGVARITAPNVLRVAAPAAVAARTAVWPVPAHGQLHVAPDFSAQPQHLDLLDATGRAVRTRAVVGSGEQTLDLDALPAGLYLLQVRYAAGTVTRRVELQ
- a CDS encoding polyprenol monophosphomannose synthase: MSEGLVLIPTYNERENAELIIRKVMSLPRAFNVLIIDDGSPDGTAAVVRGLQAEFPERLFLEERAGKQGLGTAYIHGFRWALARGYEYIFEMDADFSHNPEDLLRLHDACAEQGYDLAIGSRYIEGVNVVNWPMSRVLMSYFASWYVRLITGMPIRDATAGFKCYTARVLRAIELEKIHFVGYAFQIEMKWLAYQLGFRIKEVPIIFTDRTRGTSKMSKGIFQEALFGVLQMKVSSWVHPLKPVGRE
- a CDS encoding TerC family protein, translating into MENTPLFWLVFVAFVVGLLLLDLLVFNRKSHEIKLREALGWSAFWVVLSLGFNGLVYRTMGHQAGLQWLTGYLVEKALSVDNLFVFLLIFNYFKVPGQYQHRILFWGVLGALILRAVFILIGGALLAKFHFLLYLLGAFLVYTGIKMGFSGSEPDIDPENNPVVRFLSRHLPITRQLDGGKFFIKKDGLRFATPLFVVLVMVETTDVVFAADSIPAILAITRDTFVVFTSNVFALLGLRAMYFALASMMRLFHYLHYGLALILVFIGAKILFEYLYPIPMPWALGVVGGLLVLSVVASLIWPKRDA